Sequence from the Estrella lausannensis genome:
ACGTGATTTTATTTCTCTCCAAAAAGCTGAGAGCTTTCTTGCACGTCGAGCAGGTCATATGGATATAGAGGATCATGGGTCTTTATCTCTTGGATATCTTTTGAAAATGTCAGCTAAGGCGAAAGTGTCTCAAAATGGGGACTTTTGGCAAAGAGAAAGCTCCCATGCCAAATTGTGAGACACTTCCGGCTTGGCGGCAAGCGTGGATCTCCGGGAGGGCTGCAAGCCCTCCCGGCATTAGAGTGAGAAAGTCGATCTTTCGGAATCCAGGGGTGCCAAGCATCGCTCCTCCTTTATTTTTTCCCATCCGTTTTGCTGTAGATGATATCCGAGAGCTGCCCTTCCTCTTCAAAAATCTGGAAGATATCCCCGATTTCAGGCAGGGAAGCGTTGTTGACGACAACGATGTAGGCGTGAAGATGGCCGTTCTTTCCTTCGATGTAGCCGGCGTAGGCTTGGGTGATCAGAAAAAACTTTCCTGTCGACGTGTTGAAGGCAATACCGGTGCCGGGCTTGGCGCGCACCTTGCCTTTGGCCGGCGTTTTGGCAGCGAAATCCTCGAGCGACCCGTCGACTCCGAGTATGGGCAGGGCATCAAAAAAGCGCTGAAATGAGGGTGCGGGTTTTTTTCGCATATAGCTTAAAAGCTCGATTTCGGCCTCTGGCGTCAGACGGTTTTCATTGCCTCCGGCGGCATCGATCAGGACGAAGGAGTCGGAAGAGAGTTTTACTTCCTTTTCAGCAAACTCCCCGATCATGCGCATTCCCTCATCAAAGCTCTTTTTTCCCTCTTTGGAAGCTAAAAGAAGGGGGATTAAGTCGGCGCCCAAATTGTGGCTTACCTTAAGGATCAGCTTAGCGTATTCGGAAAGGGGTGGGGAGGTGTAGAGAGCGACCGTTTCAAGTCCCTCATAGCTTTTCAAAGGCTTTCTCTCTTTGCCTTTCGCAGCACGGCCCGTAACATTGATACCTCGCTGCTTGAGCGCCTGTATAAATGCTGCCTTTGCAAAAGAAGAGGGATCCTTGATGGGGGAGGTGCGCACCAGCTCTGTCTGATCGGCGGGGATTGTTCCTTCCACAACGATGTGCTTTCCCTCTTCATCCGGTGTGATGTTGACATCAAGAGGGCCGCCCTTTTCTACTGTTTTGACTTTGTTCACTACAGAGTAGCCGGGAACTTGGGGCCGCCATGACATCAGGGCTTCCTTGCCGGGTTCGGCAGGTTTGATTATGACGTCGATCAAATTTTCGTTGATGATGAGGGGAGTTAGCATGAGTCCTCTTTTTTCCGTCGCTTCAAAGAGGGTGTCGTCAATGATGATCTCTCCCGTTATTTCTTTAATCCCCTTTTCAGCCACCTGCCTTGCCAGCTCCTGCATACCGTGTAAAGGATCCTCGGGAGTGAGGATAGCCCCGGGCACGTCGTTGGCTACAATGTGATCCATTTTGGTATAGGAGATTGTATCGGGGCTGCTTTGCCTGCCGCCCATAGTCAGATCGCCTTGGCCGACAAGGACCAGATCTCCGTCTAACTTTGAATTCTCAATCTTTCCCGCAGCGTAAACCGGGGTTTTAAAGCGGTAGTCGTCGCCAAAAGCATGCAGAAGGGCGGAGACAGAGACCAGCTTTGTCGTAGAGGCCGGCGAAAACAGTTTACGGGCGTTGACATCGAAAAGGACTTCACCGCTGTCGAGATCTTTGACATAAACGCCCCAGATCGCGTGCTCATATTTTTTTTGGTCCATGATCTTTTGCATCTCTTCGGGCAGCTTCGTTTCATTGCCGGATAATAGGGATGAAGAGAGAAATCCCAAGGCGATGACGGCTTTGACAACGACTCCGGTGGCAACAAGAGATTTATTGATTAGAGGGTTCATACGATCTACTTTTTGTTAGAGTTCTTTTGAGCTCATCCTACTGTATACTGAAATTGTCTCAAAACCTTCATGCCAAATTTTGAGACAATTCCGATGTAAATAAAATTGAAATAGCTGGTTTTTCATTACTTTGAGGGAGGGGGTGGGGATAACTATCTGAAAATATATGACATGAGACGTGAGCGGAGGTGTCGTTAAATGGGTTTTGGCAATGAGACAGCGTGCTGGCAGGAGTAGTACAGGTCGCCCTATCTTTCGAATAGCAGGCGACCTGTGTAATTGATTAAGAATCTTTTACGGGTTAAGTTCCGCCATGGTGGAGATGGTTTCGGTACACTGCGGCAGCAAGCTGATTGCTCAAGGTGGTAATCAGCTTATTTACGTATAATTTTAGTGTTGAGATCCCTCTCGATATAGATCTCTACGTACCCTGGCAATTTTTGCGGGGTGTCGAGTTTGAGAATCTCCTCACTCAATCTCTCGTCTTTATGATCCGTGAGGAAGACGATTTTCCAGACATTGAGAGGGTGGTCTTCACTGCCTGCCACAGAGTGTTGTACGTGGAATAGCGGCTGCTTCCGCTTTACCAGCAGGGTGCGGCCGGAGCTGTCTTCAAGTGTTTCTGCCCCCAAAAATGTGGCTTTCTTGTCTTTGTGGTTTAAATACACTTTCTCAAACACCTCCCCATAGGCGCTCTTATCCATCCATTCGCGCTGCTCAGATGAGCGGACAAACAGCTCATCGCCGTTGTCAAGCTGCACCCGTCCCCAGGATTTTCCTGTCCTGACGACGTAAGGAATGTATGTTTTAGGATCCCAGGCCTTCTTCGCCTCGACGTCCCACAGCATCGTCGTTGTGAAGTGGACAGGTTTGTCTGTTTCGTAGTGGGCGGTTAGAGTTTCATTGATGGGAATATCGGATAGTTTAACCTGGGTATAATGGGGATTGTCCCATGCCCTCTCAAACTCTTTCTCAGCATCGAGAACTGCATTCGCATACCCTGTAGATCCCATAAAGCTTTGCACGAGCAAAGCGATGAGCAAATATTTATTAACAATTGTATTGATCATGGTGGTCCTTATTTTTATGTCAAAAGGCAAGTAAAATTTGGCGTGGGAGCCTTCTCCTTGCCAAACCGAAATTTTGAGCCGCTTTCGATAGGAGATTACTCGTGGTTCCAGCCTCTTAGCAGGACGTCGAGAGTGTTTTCTGCCATTAGAAGACCTCTTTTATGTCCTTCCTTCGATACCTTCGCTCTCATCAGGCTGGAGACTCCGATGAAAATACAGCGGATGATGTCGAGTGCTGCCTGCAGATCCTCATTAGAACGGATGTGGGGGCTCTTGAGCTTTGTCAGGGCTGCGATAAATAATTTTTCAATTTCTAAAAAGGCTTTCGGGATCTCTTGAGGCTTTTTACCGAAACAGACCTCCGTTAGCAGCTCATCGGAATGCGGATGGCTGGCGTGAAATTCCATCGTCTTAAGGACGAGTTTTTTCAGATCTTTTTCAGGGCTGTCCGTCAGAGGAACTTTTTTCAAAATTTCCAGCATCTTTTCGCAGTTGTCCTGGCAAAGTACTGCACATAGCGCATCCTTACTGGGGAAAAAAGCGTAGATTTTCGACTGGCTGTATTCAATGCGGTCGGCGATAGCGCGCATGGTGAGGCTCTCAAGCCCCTCTGTTTCGACGATCACTAGCGCAGTTTGGATGATGAGCTCGCGGAGAGCTTCTCGCTCGCGTTCTTTTCTCTCTTGTGTCCCCATAAAAACCTTTTAAATTAGAACGCTGTTCATAATAGAACATTGTTCTAATTTATACAAGTGTTCTTTCTTTCAGGGTCAGGACGAGAGTCCATTTCCGGGCGCGTTTTCCCGCTTTGAGACGGGGATGAATGCCTGCTCTAACGAAAAGAGTTTGTAGAGTGCGGGCAGAACGAGGAGCGTCAGGAAGGTTGAGCTGATGAGTCCGCCGATGACGACCGTAGCGAGAGGCTTTTGCACCTCAGAGCCGGTTCCTGTCGCAAGAGCCATGGGTACAAACCCTAGCGAGGCGACAAGTGCGGTCATCAGCACGGGCCTAAGCCTCGTCAGTGAGCCTTTCGTGATAGCCTCTTCTTTATCCAATCCCTCCTGCCTTAGCTGGTTGATGTAGGAGATGAGCACCAAGCCGTTCAAAACAGCGATTCCCGACAGCGCGATGAACCCGACGGCCGCCGTGATAGAAAAGGGGATGTCGCGGATCCAAAGAGCTGCTATTCCTCCTGTTAAAGCCAGGGGAACGCCGGTAAAGACGAGCAGCGCATAGCGGATGGAGTTGAAAGCGGTGTAGAGGAAAATGAAGATCAAGCCGAAACAGATCGGGACGACGACGAGCAGACGATTTCTCGCCGATAGCATGTTTTCAAACTGCCCACCGAAGGCAATCCAGTACCCTTCAGGGATTTTCACCTCTTTGTCGATGCGATTTTTCACTTGCTCGACAAAGCTCCCGAGGTCTGTTCCGCGGACGTTTGCCTGCACTGCGATAAAGCGCTTGCCGTTTTCGCGCAAAATTTCATTGAGGCCGTCGCTGACTTGCAGTTTGACTACTTCGCTTAAGGGGATATAGGGAAAATGGGTGTGCTTTCTTTCGTCTCCGTTAGTCGAAAGGGGGATAGGGAGCGTGCTTAAGGTGGTGGGATCTGCCCTCAATTGCTCCGGCAGCTTGACGATCACATCAAATCTTCTGTCTCCCTCAAAGATTTGTCCGGCCTTTCCGCCGCCCATGGCAATGGCGACGACATCCAGTGCGTCGGAAAC
This genomic interval carries:
- the dacB gene encoding D-alanyl-D-alanine carboxypeptidase/D-alanyl-D-alanine-endopeptidase; translated protein: MNPLINKSLVATGVVVKAVIALGFLSSSLLSGNETKLPEEMQKIMDQKKYEHAIWGVYVKDLDSGEVLFDVNARKLFSPASTTKLVSVSALLHAFGDDYRFKTPVYAAGKIENSKLDGDLVLVGQGDLTMGGRQSSPDTISYTKMDHIVANDVPGAILTPEDPLHGMQELARQVAEKGIKEITGEIIIDDTLFEATEKRGLMLTPLIINENLIDVIIKPAEPGKEALMSWRPQVPGYSVVNKVKTVEKGGPLDVNITPDEEGKHIVVEGTIPADQTELVRTSPIKDPSSFAKAAFIQALKQRGINVTGRAAKGKERKPLKSYEGLETVALYTSPPLSEYAKLILKVSHNLGADLIPLLLASKEGKKSFDEGMRMIGEFAEKEVKLSSDSFVLIDAAGGNENRLTPEAEIELLSYMRKKPAPSFQRFFDALPILGVDGSLEDFAAKTPAKGKVRAKPGTGIAFNTSTGKFFLITQAYAGYIEGKNGHLHAYIVVVNNASLPEIGDIFQIFEEEGQLSDIIYSKTDGKK
- a CDS encoding TetR/AcrR family transcriptional regulator, with protein sequence MGTQERKEREREALRELIIQTALVIVETEGLESLTMRAIADRIEYSQSKIYAFFPSKDALCAVLCQDNCEKMLEILKKVPLTDSPEKDLKKLVLKTMEFHASHPHSDELLTEVCFGKKPQEIPKAFLEIEKLFIAALTKLKSPHIRSNEDLQAALDIIRCIFIGVSSLMRAKVSKEGHKRGLLMAENTLDVLLRGWNHE